The nucleotide window GGAGCAACCTTTTGCATCATTTCGGAACGTCCTCCGTACGCGCCAACCGGAAGGCCTCCTCCAACGATTTTTCCAAAACAACTTAAATCAGGACGAACACCATAACGAGCTTGCGCACCCCCGTGATGCACACGAAAACCCGTCATCACTTCATCAAACACCAACACCACACCCGCTTCGCTACAAAGCTCACGCAGCCCTTGAAGATAGCCTTCCTGAGGAGGTACGCAGCCCATATTTCCTGCTACCGGCTCGATAATCAGAGCCGCAATGTTGTCCTTGTGCGCCGTAAAGACCTGCCTAACCGCTTCAATGTCATTGTAAGGCACAAGTACGGTCAGTTCGGCAAAGGCCTTCGGCACCCCGGCGCTGTCCGGACTGCCTAAAGTGGCTGCTCCACTACCCGCTTTGACCAGCAGATAATCAGCTCCACCGTGGTAGCAACCAACGCATTTCACAATCATATCCCGGCCAGTAAAGCCGCGCGCCACGCGCAGTGCACCCATCACCGCTTCGGTTCCGCTGTTGGTCAGGCGCAGCATTTCCATGCTCGGCACCGCCTCGTTAATTAGCCGCGCAAGGTCAAGCTCGGCCTCCGTCGGAGCACCAAAGCTCGTACTGCGCTCAGCAGCGTCTTTGACGGCTGCGATGACATGAGGCTCCGCATGCCCCAAGATCATCGGTCCCCATGAACCGATGTAGTCAATATACGAATTGCCATCGACATCTTTGAGCCAAGCGCCTTTGCCGCTTTTCATCACCACCGGTTCGCCACCCACCGCAGCAAAGGCTCGGACGGGCGAATTGACACCACCAGGTATCAATTGCCGCGATTGCTCATAGATCGAAAGGGATTTTAAGTCCGCACCCATACTCTTGCCTCCAGGACGCACTCGTGGGTATCCCGTCTTGGGTCTACCTTGCGCCACCTGAACTACACTATCTAACCTATTTTAGAAAAGTCACTTCCAGCTCATGTTCAGAAAACGTGGATAAAACTTAGCGCTCCCCCCGTGTTTTTCTATATTCTCTCAAGGTCTTGGCAGCTGAATTGAAAAAAACGGATACTTGTCATCATCATTGAAAACGGCTTCGGAATAAATACAGAACGAAACTGTTCTGCCCTACAGCGGGCATAAGGGAGAAAATGGCCATCCAATCGTCTTTGGGGACCCCAGATAGAGCAAGACAAGCGACGGTTTCCCCTTTTGATATGGCTGGCTCTATGTGCACACGGGCTCGAGGAAAATACCGAAGTGGCCTTGCCACGCCTTTGAATCGGTGGCATTCGCGCAGCCAAGCTAAAAGTTCATCCCGCATGAAACGCCATAGAACCCCAAAGCATCAGAGCAACTGCAGCAACAAGCTCTTTGCTAGCGTTGCAGTAACTATAGCGTTTGCCGTTGGCCTCTTTTTATCAAGCGCTGTTCACCACCAACGTTTTGACGCCGGCTATCACCACAGCCTTAGCGACTCTTCGAACCAAGCATCGCTCAGCCAGCGTAATAATTATCGCTACGCCTATGCGACCATTTCAAGTAGCTCTGAAGAAGCCGGTTCTGAGGAAGAAAAC belongs to Myxococcales bacterium and includes:
- the hemL gene encoding glutamate-1-semialdehyde 2,1-aminomutase, with the translated sequence MGADLKSLSIYEQSRQLIPGGVNSPVRAFAAVGGEPVVMKSGKGAWLKDVDGNSYIDYIGSWGPMILGHAEPHVIAAVKDAAERSTSFGAPTEAELDLARLINEAVPSMEMLRLTNSGTEAVMGALRVARGFTGRDMIVKCVGCYHGGADYLLVKAGSGAATLGSPDSAGVPKAFAELTVLVPYNDIEAVRQVFTAHKDNIAALIIEPVAGNMGCVPPQEGYLQGLRELCSEAGVVLVFDEVMTGFRVHHGGAQARYGVRPDLSCFGKIVGGGLPVGAYGGRSEMMQKVAPLGPVYQAGTLSGNPLATAAGIAMLSQLKRSAVYETLEKTGAQLERDILEAANQVGVTVCVQRVASMLTVFFTKGPVRHWDDASACDTKAFAQWHRSLLQEGVYWPPSQFEAAFVSICHDAEVLSLTKKAMEKAFLRLKQSA